One Helianthus annuus cultivar XRQ/B chromosome 12, HanXRQr2.0-SUNRISE, whole genome shotgun sequence genomic region harbors:
- the LOC110892799 gene encoding uncharacterized protein LOC110892799 — MANKAISSVDYCLRALMNNKAELKEFVEKIEDMRTEIEAKELNQEKLPKEARYESMLGVRVREQNEIQNPTGIRNKGSGTGKRLKGPGEKAIEKKKRTIRRCNLCGIYTDTHDSRNCRKYHEELER, encoded by the coding sequence TATTGTTTAAGGGCTTTGATGAATAATAAAGCTGAACTTAAAGAGTTCGTGGAAAAAATAGAGGATATGAGAACAGAAATAGAAGCTAAAGAGCTAAATCAAGAAAAATTACCGAAGGAAGCTAGGTATGAATCAATGCTTGGAGTACGTGTTAGAGAACAAAATGAAATTCAAAATCCAACTGGAATTAGAAACAAAGGTTCTGGTACAGGCAAAAGATTAAAGGGTCCAGGCGAGAAGGCTATTGAAAAGAAAAAGAGGACCATACGAAGGTGCAATTTATGTGGAATTTACACAGATACACATGATAGTAGAAATTGTAGAAAGTATCATGAGGAATTAGAAAGATAG